The Coregonus clupeaformis isolate EN_2021a chromosome 20, ASM2061545v1, whole genome shotgun sequence genome contains a region encoding:
- the LOC121533346 gene encoding transcription factor AP-1-like: MSTKMETTFYDDSHNAFFQHENAGYGYNPKALKHSMTLNLADPTITLKPHLQAKTSDILTSPDVQLLKLASPELERLIIQSSNGLITTTPTPTQFLCPRNVTDEQEGFAEGFVRALAELHHQHVLPNAPGVPVTSAGQTRINNSTTLPPVCSVAGSTVYNNVTMRSESPVYEDLNTFTPAVTTNSAPGYTTSVPAMSFPSAPPQLPIYGQQSHPHPRLTALKEEPQTVPEMLGETPPLSPIDMENQERIKAERKRMRNRVAASKCRKRKLERISRLEDKVKNLKTQNSDLASTANMLREQVAQLKQKVMNHVNSGCQLMLTQQLQTF; the protein is encoded by the coding sequence ATGTCTACCAAGATGGAAACTACTTTCTACGACGACTCACACAACGCTTTCTTCCAGCATGAGAACGCGGGCTACGGATACAACCCCAAAGCACTGAAACACAGCATGACACTGAACCTGGCTGACCCAACCATCACACTCAAACCTCACCTCCAGGCTAAAACCAGCGATATCCTCACCTCTCCGGACGTGCAGCTCCTCAAACTGGCCTCCCCAGAGTTGGAGCGGCTCATCATCCAGTCCAGCAACGGCCTGATCACCACCACACCTACCCCGACGCAGTTCCTCTGCCCGAGGAACGTGACTGATGAGCAGGAGGGCTTTGCCGAGGGGTTCGTTAGAGCTCTGGCGGAGCTCCATCATCAACACGTCTTGCCCAACGCACCTGGGGTCCCAGTCACCTCCGCCGGGCAGACAAGAATCAACAACTCGACCACACTCCCACCTGTTTGCTCCGTGGCTGGGAGCACTGTTTATAACAACGTAACCATGCGCTCTGAGTCACCTGTCTATGAAGACTTGAACACTTTCACCCCGGCTGTCACCACCAACTCAGCCCCGGGTTATACCACCTCAGTGCCTGCTATGAGCTTCCCGTCTGCCCCGCCTCAGCTCCCCATCTATGGGCAGCAGTCTCACCCACACCCCAGGCTCACAGCCCTGAAAGAGGAGCCCCAGACGGTACCTGAGATGCTCGGGGAGACCCCTCCACTCTCCCCTATCGACATGGAGAATCAGGAGAGGATCAAAGCCGAGAGGAAGCGCATGAGGAACCGCGTCGCCGCTTCCAAGTGCAGGAAGCGGAAGCTGGAGCGCATCTCCCGGCTGGAGGACAAGGTGAAGAACCTGAAGACTCAGAACTCCGACCTGGCTTCCACAGCCAACATGCTGAGGGAACAGGTAGCCCAGCTCAAACAGAAGGTGATGAACCATGTCAACAGCGGCTGTCAACTCATGCTGACGCAGCAGCTCCAGACCttctga
- the LOC121532901 gene encoding LOW QUALITY PROTEIN: CARD- and ANK-domain containing inflammasome adapter protein (The sequence of the model RefSeq protein was modified relative to this genomic sequence to represent the inferred CDS: inserted 1 base in 1 codon; substituted 2 bases at 2 genomic stop codons), producing the protein MQRALAAKXARVDATLPNLSXALHLAVQSGSEVITQTLLEISSDPNTPGPKAHTPLHLAAQHNRPTIVWLLLKAGAQVNAVSQECKTPLHTASQKGHSDTVSQLLKGQADQEYTDRQGRTALYWAATTQGEGAVVGLLLSAEADHNAXQREKKTLLHLSAMEGRVDAVSTLLVGKSRGGAKDMDVSTPLHYATANGHVRAAAAFLSSKNVKDGNVWRKMPLHAASEHGHDGLVELLLKGRVKINALDNSKDMPLHCAVCVGHQREAKRLVGWGAQGTGQGERANLQIRNNVGKTPLQVAEAGETQGHEDIATLLKRKMLLIK; encoded by the exons ATGCAGAG AGCTCTAGCTGCCAAATAGGCCCGTGTGGATGCCACCCTCCCAAACCTCTCCTGAGCCCTCCACCTGGCTGTCCAGAGTGGGAGTGAGGTCATAACCCAGACCCTGCTGGAGATAAGCTCAGACCCCAACACCCCCGGGCCTAAAGCACACACCCCTCTGCACCTGGCTGCCCAACACAACAGGCCTACCATAGTGTGGTTACTATTAAAGGCTGGAGCTCAG gtgAATGCTGTCTCCCAGGAATGCAAGACCCCCCTCCACACAGCCAGCCAGAAGGGCCACTCAGACACAGTGAGTCAGCTCTTGAAGGGCCAGGCAGACCAAGAGTACACCGACAGGCAGGGCAGGACTGCCCTGTACTGGGCAGCTACTACCCAAGGAGAGGGGGCTGTGGTGGGACTACTGCTCTCAGCTGAGGCTGACCACAACG ACCAACGGGAGAAGAAGACGCTATTACACTTATCAGCCATGGAAGGGAGAGTGGACGCCGTGTCAACACTATTGGTGGGGAAGTCAAGGGGAGGGGCCAAAGATATGGACgtttccactcctctccactaCGCTACGGCTAACGGTCACGTCCGAGCAGCCGCCGCTTTCCTCTCCTCGAAGAACGTAAAAGATGGGAACGTGTGGAGGAAAATGCCACTGCATGCTGCCTCTGAACACGGCCATGATGGCCTAGTGGAGCTGCTGCTGAAAGGCAGGGTGAAGATAAACGCTCTGGACAACAGCAAAGACATGCCCCTGCACTGTGCAGTCTGTGTCGGCCACCAGAGGGAGGCAAAGAGGCTGGTGGGATGGGGAGCACAGGGGACAGGGCAGGGGGAGAGGGCCAACCTACAGATCAGAAATAATGTAGGGAAGACCCCACTGCAGGTGGCAGAGGCTGGGGAAACACAGGGACACGAGGACATCGCCACGCTGCTGAAGAGAAAGATGCTACTCATCAAATAG